The stretch of DNA TTCAACTGCTCGCCATGAGAAAAGGGGGCGTTTGACGCCTTCTCCACCGTGCGCGACACGACCGACGAAAGCCCAACCACAGGCATGTAGCCAATCTCACCAAGGCCCCATAAGCTGCGCCAACAAAAACAACCTAGGGGGAAATTATGATCTGGATTGCTCGTATTGCCGTCGGCCTCGTCTTTGCGTTTTCACTTCTTATGGGTCTGCAGACCTTTTTCACACCTGAAGCCTCAGCTGTAACGCTTGGCCTTGGCACCGCCCTGCCGGACCTGGGCATGAACACCTTCCGCGCTGATATCGGTGCATTCTTTCTGGCAGCTGCCACGTTTGCGGGCCTTGGCCTTTTTGCCGGCCGCACCGGCGCAATCTACGGCGCAGCGCTGCTTTATGGCCTTGCCCTGATCGGTCGCATCCTTGGTGTTGTCATGGATGGCGCACCAGCTGGTGTAGAAACGCCAATCATCATTGAAGCCGTGCTTGTGGTGTTGCTTGTTTTCGGCGCCAGAACACTCGCCCGACGCTAACGAAACTGGCGCGTGCTGCCCCAATGGGCGGCACGCGCTGATTGCACCACCTGCCTATGATTCCGTTGGACGTGCGCCCCATATAATGACAGTATAAATGCCATTAACGCATGTCATTAATTAGAAACGCCACGATGGAGCCTGTTCCCATGCGCCCTGGAACTCAAAAACCACGTTCTAAAACCCGCGCCCTTTTGGCAGCTGTTTTGAGCGTCGGCCTTGTCTCTTCAGGCCCAGGGGTATCTGCAGCACTTGCTGATACCACCCCAGAAACCAGTGCAGAAACCAGTGTAGAAACCAGTGCAGAATCCAGCGCAAAACAGCCCAACATTGTCGTTGTTCTCGTAGACGACGCCGCGCTGATGGACTTCGGCGCCTTCGGCGGTGAAGCCGCCACACCGAACATTGACGCTCTGGCAGAGCGCGGCGCGATGTTTACCCAGTACCGGACATCGCCCCTGTGCGCCCCAACCCGCGCCATGCTTCTCACCGGTATCGACAATCACAAGACAGGCGTTGCCACCATCCCGGAAGTGATCCCGGACGAGCATCGCGGCCAGCCGGGCTACACCCTGTCTTTGGAGCCCGGTGTCCTGACCATCGCAGATCGTCTGCGGTCGGTCGGCTATCGCACCTTGATGAGCGGCAAATGGCATCTGGGTGATGCCGAAGACGAGATGCCCCAGAACCACGGGTTCGACCGGTCCCTTGCCCTTGCCGCGTCTGGCGCGGACAACTGGGAAGACAAGTCGTTCATGCCCTACTACCACGAGGCACCCTGGTACGAAGACGGCAAGCCCTACGATCTGCCAGAGGATTTTTATTCTTCTAAGTATCTTGTCGACAAAATGATCGACTATCTGGATATGACGGATCCCGACAAACCGTTCTTTGCCTATCTGCCGTTCCAGGCCATCCACATTCCAGTGCAGGCGCCCGCTGAATTCACAGCCAACTACAAAGGCAAGTTCGATGAGGGCTGGCATGTCATGCGCGAAGCCCGTTACCAGCGCGCCCAGGAGCTTGGGCTGATCCGCGAAGGGGCGCCCATTGCCCCCATGCCCGCGAACAGCCGCGACTGGAACAGCATGAGCGATGAGGACCGCACCCTTTATGCGGCTCTTATGGAGGTCAACGCCGGGATGTTGGAGGCCATGGACTTCCACATCGGTCGTTTCATGGATCACCTCAAAGACGCGGGCACCTTCGACAACACGATTTTTCTCGTGACGTCCGACAATGGCCCGGAACAAAACCGCGGTGACAACAGCGCTACCCTCGCAATCTGGATGCACTTCAACGGCTATCACATCGATCTGGAAGGTGTCGGCGAAGTCGGCAGCTGGGGCTTCATCGGACCTGAGTGGGCCAACGCGGCTGCATCACCCGGCGACCTTTTCAAGTTCTACACAACAGAGGGCGGCATCCGGGTTCCGTTGATTATCGCCGGGCCAGGCGTTGAACCAATGCGCGTTGACTCACCCGCGATGGTGACCGACCTGACACCGACATTGCTGGATCTTGTGGGCGCACCCAAAACGGCCCTGGCCGACGACACGGTGTCTATCACCGGACGCAGCCTGCTACCGGTTCTCACCGGTGCCACCGACAGCGTGTACGGCAAAGATGACATTCGTGCGCTGGAAGTGTCCGGTAACTCTGCCCTCTACAAGGGCGACTACAAGATCACCCGCAACAACCCACCCGCCGGCGACAGCCGCTGGCGTCTTTTCAACATGACAGATGATCCCGGCGAGACCACAGACCTGAGTGAAGCACAACCGGAAGTCATGAAGGATATGCTTGCGTCCTTTGACGCCTACTCGAAGCAGATGGGTGTTCTGGAGATGCCCGCGGGCTACGACACGGTTCAGCAGATCACCAGAAACACGGCCGCAAAAGTCCTGGACCGCTATGGCTGGATTATCGCGTTGGTAGCTCTGGTACTGGTCGGCCTGATTGCAGGGGCGATTTTCGGCACGTGGCGCATACTGCGCAGCCGCACAGCCTAGGTATCAGCAGGAGCCACCCATGCATGTCTATGGCTGCAAGATTTCGTACTACACCGGCAAGGTAGAGACCTATCTGCGCTACCGGTCCATTCCCTACGACTACTCACCGACCGTGGGAAACGAGCGAAAGCTGATCGAGGGCGCAGGCGTCGTGCAGATGCCGGTTGTGCAGCATACGGACGGACGGTGGATGACAGATTCCACACCGATCCTTGCAGCCCTCGAAGCCGAGCAGGACCAACCGACAATTTACCCTGACGACCCGGCTCTGCGGTTTGCAGCCCTGCTCATTGACGACTACGCCGACGAGTGGCTGTGGCGTCCCGCCATGCATTACCGCTGGAGCTACGCGGCCGACCGTCGATACGCGGCCCAGTCCCTGTATGAAGATCTCATCAAGGGCACACGACGCTTGCCAGCCATTCTCGCGCGCCGATTTTTGACGCGCCGCCAGCTGGGCAACTTCGTGCTGGGAGATGGGGTGACGGACAAGACCTGGGACCATGTAGAGGGCGCCTATTTCAATGCGCTTGATCTGCTGCAGGCCATCTTTGAAAAGCGTCCCTTCATCCTAGGCGACACACCAACAATTGCCGACTTCGGCATGATGGCGCCCATGCTGCGGCACTTCAGCCAGGACCCGACACCCGCCGAGATCATG from Pyruvatibacter sp. HU-CL02332 encodes:
- a CDS encoding arylsulfatase, yielding MRPGTQKPRSKTRALLAAVLSVGLVSSGPGVSAALADTTPETSAETSVETSAESSAKQPNIVVVLVDDAALMDFGAFGGEAATPNIDALAERGAMFTQYRTSPLCAPTRAMLLTGIDNHKTGVATIPEVIPDEHRGQPGYTLSLEPGVLTIADRLRSVGYRTLMSGKWHLGDAEDEMPQNHGFDRSLALAASGADNWEDKSFMPYYHEAPWYEDGKPYDLPEDFYSSKYLVDKMIDYLDMTDPDKPFFAYLPFQAIHIPVQAPAEFTANYKGKFDEGWHVMREARYQRAQELGLIREGAPIAPMPANSRDWNSMSDEDRTLYAALMEVNAGMLEAMDFHIGRFMDHLKDAGTFDNTIFLVTSDNGPEQNRGDNSATLAIWMHFNGYHIDLEGVGEVGSWGFIGPEWANAAASPGDLFKFYTTEGGIRVPLIIAGPGVEPMRVDSPAMVTDLTPTLLDLVGAPKTALADDTVSITGRSLLPVLTGATDSVYGKDDIRALEVSGNSALYKGDYKITRNNPPAGDSRWRLFNMTDDPGETTDLSEAQPEVMKDMLASFDAYSKQMGVLEMPAGYDTVQQITRNTAAKVLDRYGWIIALVALVLVGLIAGAIFGTWRILRSRTA
- a CDS encoding glutathione S-transferase, producing MHVYGCKISYYTGKVETYLRYRSIPYDYSPTVGNERKLIEGAGVVQMPVVQHTDGRWMTDSTPILAALEAEQDQPTIYPDDPALRFAALLIDDYADEWLWRPAMHYRWSYAADRRYAAQSLYEDLIKGTRRLPAILARRFLTRRQLGNFVLGDGVTDKTWDHVEGAYFNALDLLQAIFEKRPFILGDTPTIADFGMMAPMLRHFSQDPTPAEIMRNRAPAVYEWVARMWNTKAQPGDTGIIKEIDEPLAALLVEASETHLAQLRQNADAVTQGLVRYDQTIQGCEYTQVPSSRYRVWCLEELRREWADLPADAQENLKQILPTDAAILWEAASFAPSNYDTDRQAPFNKAINVFGKGLPPS